Proteins from a genomic interval of Calditerricola satsumensis:
- a CDS encoding TrmH family RNA methyltransferase → AYNPKTVRATMGSLFHVPVFVAPLEEVVAALRKAGWAVWTAALAGRRYDEPALYTRPTAFVVGNEASGVSPDLAARTDGTVTIPMPGRAESLNVAVAAGVLLFEAVRQRWKGGGGALHHR, encoded by the coding sequence GCGTACAATCCCAAAACGGTGCGCGCCACAATGGGCTCCCTCTTTCACGTGCCGGTCTTTGTCGCGCCGCTGGAGGAGGTGGTGGCGGCGTTGCGTAAGGCCGGGTGGGCCGTGTGGACGGCGGCGCTCGCTGGACGTCGCTACGATGAACCGGCATTGTACACGCGGCCGACCGCTTTTGTGGTGGGCAACGAGGCGAGCGGCGTGTCGCCTGACCTGGCAGCGAGGACGGATGGCACGGTGACCATTCCCATGCCGGGGCGGGCGGAGTCGCTCAACGTGGCCGTGGCCGCGGGGGTGCTCCTGTTTGAGGCGGTGCGGCAGCGGTGGAAGGGCGGAGGAGGCGCGCTTCACCACAGGTAG